DNA from Candidatus Dormiibacterota bacterium:
TCCCCTGGGGGCGCGTCCCGCCGTGGCGATTTCTCCTGCGCCACGCCGCGGGGGGCGGCCTGTTCGTGGCCCTGTCCTCCACCGGGTCGGTGCTCGAGTTCGTCCTCGAGCAGCGCCTGACGACCGGCGTCTGGGGCCCGCCCCCGGGGCTCCAGACTTTCGCCTGGAAGGGGCTCGGCTCGCTGTTCGTGTACGCCACCCTGTGCGGCATCGGCAACGCCGTCGAGCTGCAGCGCCGTGCGGCACGGGCCGAGGTGCTGCGCGCCGAGGCGCAGCTCGCGGCCCTGCGGGCCCGGCTCAACCCGCATTTCATCCTCAATCTTCTCCACACCCTGATGGGACTGGTGGCGCGCGAACCGGCGACGGCGGAGGCCGCCCTGGAGCGGCTGGGAGACGTGCTGCGTTACGCGCTGCGCGTGCAGTCCCAGGGGCTGGACGAAGTCCGCCTGCGCGAAGAGTGGGAGTTCGTTGACCGCTACCTGTCCCTGGAGCGTCTGCGGCTCGGCGATCGCCTGCGGTCGCGCCTCGAGGCGGACGAGGGGCTCCTCGATGCCATCGTGCCGGCGTTCTCGCTGCA
Protein-coding regions in this window:
- a CDS encoding histidine kinase; this translates as MREATEDLRLEEPASPRPGGGLAALGVWAFGCFSYWAVEVTAVLISSKNTFWVAARWALFGVLPDCLLAPFALWFTRRVPWGRVPPWRFLLRHAAGGGLFVALSSTGSVLEFVLEQRLTTGVWGPPPGLQTFAWKGLGSLFVYATLCGIGNAVELQRRAARAEVLRAEAQLAALRARLNPHFILNLLHTLMGLVAREPATAEAALERLGDVLRYALRVQSQGLDEVRLREEWEFVDRYLSLERLRLGDRLRSRLEADEGLLDAIVPAFSLQPLVENAVRHAIAPRAEGGTIVVSARRAGSSLVLAVEDDGPPPQGPVVARSEGTPKGAGIGLHLIRERLAALYGGAAILETGRSAPGGFRASVTLPYTGPSGSPA